In Halorhabdus tiamatea SARL4B, a genomic segment contains:
- a CDS encoding ABC transporter ATP-binding protein, with product MSETESDEPLLALEDVEVHFKPGGIIEKALSDEVVRAVDGISLEIEEDDIVALVGESGCGKTTLGKAAVGLQRPTGGSIKYYGQDIWDAKDRSSDVKISKDRIQQALQIIHQDPGSALNSSRRVRASLADPLKKWRKELGPDERLETIYHYLEYVGMTPVEDYAERFPHQLSGGEQQRVVLGRALLTNPDLVLADEAVSALDVSLRVEMMDLLLELQDMFGTSFVFVSHDLANARYLTKKSDGRIAVMYLGDIVEIGDPDELISDPTHPYTKVLRWSTPPADPDVASETMHMQPPVRRIDIPDPADPPEGCKFHTRCEHAREVCKHEEPDVYDADGTKAKCFRALDNHEYWQSEELTDREELGFSSSLEEKRTADD from the coding sequence ATGAGTGAAACAGAATCCGACGAACCACTACTCGCACTGGAAGACGTCGAGGTACACTTCAAACCCGGTGGCATCATCGAGAAAGCGCTCTCGGATGAAGTCGTTCGGGCCGTCGACGGCATCTCCCTCGAGATCGAGGAAGACGACATCGTCGCGCTCGTCGGCGAGAGCGGCTGTGGGAAGACCACGCTCGGGAAAGCTGCCGTCGGGCTCCAGCGACCGACCGGCGGGTCGATCAAGTACTACGGGCAGGACATCTGGGACGCGAAGGATCGGTCGAGCGACGTGAAAATTTCCAAAGACCGGATCCAGCAGGCGCTCCAGATCATCCACCAGGACCCGGGAAGTGCGCTCAACTCCTCGCGGCGGGTCCGCGCGTCGCTGGCCGACCCACTCAAGAAGTGGCGCAAGGAACTCGGTCCCGACGAGCGACTCGAGACGATCTATCACTACCTCGAGTACGTCGGGATGACACCCGTCGAGGACTACGCAGAACGGTTCCCGCATCAGCTCTCCGGTGGCGAACAACAGCGGGTCGTCCTCGGGCGGGCGCTGTTGACCAACCCCGACCTGGTGCTGGCCGACGAGGCGGTCTCGGCCCTGGACGTCTCCTTGCGCGTCGAGATGATGGACCTGCTGCTCGAACTCCAGGACATGTTCGGGACCTCCTTCGTGTTCGTCTCCCACGACCTGGCGAACGCGCGCTATCTCACCAAGAAGTCCGACGGCCGCATCGCCGTGATGTACCTCGGCGACATCGTCGAGATCGGCGATCCCGACGAACTCATCTCTGATCCGACCCACCCCTACACCAAAGTGTTGCGGTGGTCGACGCCGCCGGCCGACCCGGACGTCGCCAGCGAGACCATGCACATGCAGCCACCGGTCCGGCGGATCGACATTCCCGACCCGGCCGACCCGCCGGAGGGCTGTAAGTTCCACACCCGGTGTGAGCACGCTCGTGAAGTGTGCAAACACGAGGAACCGGACGTCTACGACGCCGACGGAACCAAAGCGAAGTGTTTCCGGGCACTAGACAACCACGAGTACTGGCAGAGCGAGGAACTCACCGACCGCGAGGAACTCGGCTTCTCCTCGAGCCTCGAAGAGAAACGAACGGCGGACGACTGA
- the thsA gene encoding thermosome subunit alpha produces the protein MAQQAGDRTLSVLSEESQRIDGRDARSMNLTAAQAMGEAVRTTLGPRGMDKMLVDSTGDTVVTNDGVTILDEMEVEHPAANMVVEVAQSQEQEVGDGTTSAVIFTGALLEAAEDLLERDVHPTTIAAGFEQAGEHVPDILDASAIDLDVDDVETLEAIASTAMTGKGSESEKEHLTTLVVDAIQTAVRDDGTVERDAVSITSFPGGNLADSRLVEGVTIDKNPAHDAMPTDFEDADVLVYEGEIEVPELETSTETRVSDFEEVTEYLDQEQAAIQEDVEAVLEAGADVLVTEGGIDDPAQELLAEADVMALRRVDDEDRRRLAEATGANRVSDLEAATTDDLGQVGSVDCERIRMPLWRGSARAERITAFTGVERVAGTIVLRGGTEHVVDEVERALEDSLDVLAAAIEDNEILPGAGAVETELALALEDAADGIGGREQLAVEAFAEAMDVSPRTLAENAGHSPIDALVDLRARHHDGERTVGIDAETGDLIDAAGDGIVEPRRVKETAIDAAIEAARTILRIDDVVSAGDLSTAGDDGAGM, from the coding sequence ATGGCACAACAGGCTGGCGACCGGACGCTATCGGTGCTTTCCGAGGAGTCCCAGCGGATCGACGGCCGGGACGCACGTTCGATGAACCTGACGGCCGCCCAGGCGATGGGTGAGGCCGTCCGGACGACGCTTGGCCCGAGAGGGATGGACAAGATGCTCGTCGACTCGACGGGCGACACCGTCGTCACGAACGACGGCGTCACCATCTTAGACGAGATGGAGGTCGAGCATCCGGCAGCCAACATGGTCGTCGAGGTCGCCCAGAGCCAGGAACAGGAGGTCGGCGACGGCACAACTTCGGCCGTGATCTTCACGGGTGCGTTGCTCGAGGCAGCCGAGGACTTACTCGAGCGTGACGTACACCCGACGACGATCGCCGCCGGGTTCGAGCAGGCGGGCGAGCATGTCCCGGACATCCTCGACGCGAGCGCGATCGATCTCGACGTCGACGACGTCGAAACCCTCGAGGCAATCGCGTCGACAGCGATGACCGGCAAGGGGTCCGAATCGGAGAAAGAACACCTGACGACACTGGTCGTCGACGCGATCCAAACGGCAGTCCGGGACGACGGGACAGTCGAGCGGGACGCGGTGTCGATCACGTCGTTCCCGGGCGGGAACCTCGCCGACTCCCGGCTGGTCGAGGGCGTCACGATAGACAAGAATCCGGCCCACGACGCGATGCCGACGGACTTCGAGGACGCCGACGTCCTCGTCTACGAGGGAGAAATCGAGGTGCCGGAACTCGAAACGTCGACCGAGACCAGGGTCTCGGACTTCGAGGAGGTCACCGAGTACCTCGACCAGGAGCAGGCGGCCATCCAGGAGGACGTCGAGGCCGTTCTCGAGGCCGGGGCGGACGTCCTAGTCACCGAAGGCGGGATCGACGATCCGGCCCAGGAATTGCTCGCCGAAGCTGACGTCATGGCACTGCGACGGGTCGACGACGAGGACCGGCGGCGACTCGCCGAGGCGACCGGCGCGAATCGTGTGTCGGACCTCGAAGCCGCCACGACCGACGATCTGGGACAGGTCGGGAGCGTCGACTGCGAGCGGATCCGGATGCCGCTGTGGCGTGGGTCGGCCCGTGCCGAACGAATCACTGCCTTCACCGGCGTCGAACGCGTCGCTGGGACGATCGTCCTACGTGGCGGGACCGAACACGTCGTCGACGAGGTCGAACGGGCACTCGAGGACAGTCTCGACGTGCTCGCGGCGGCCATCGAGGACAACGAGATCCTGCCTGGCGCAGGGGCCGTCGAGACCGAACTCGCTCTGGCACTCGAGGACGCCGCCGACGGGATCGGCGGGCGCGAGCAACTCGCCGTCGAGGCCTTCGCCGAGGCCATGGACGTCTCGCCGCGGACGCTCGCGGAGAACGCCGGCCACTCGCCGATCGACGCACTCGTCGACCTCCGTGCGCGCCATCACGACGGCGAGCGGACGGTCGGCATCGACGCCGAGACTGGCGACCTCATCGACGCTGCCGGCGACGGCATCGTCGAACCCCGGCGCGTGAAGGAAACGGCGATCGACGCCGCGATCGAGGCGGCACGGACGATCCTCCGGATCGACGACGTCGTCTCCGCCGGCGACCTCTCGACGGCCGGAGACGACGGGGCCGGAATGTAG
- a CDS encoding periplasmic substrate-binding domain-containing protein gives MRRPKNPLDELSRRQYVQAIVAASVAGAAGCTGDGDDTTEPSGNGDENGTGNGDENGTGNGTENGGGQQPVTDEFTVVDNNVPEQADMSTWQTGDRSTGKNWMTELSSARTQGLNIIIDGHTYSMPHVDGVEEVSIPAFITDYTAEPPYDMYNTYNQDMYYWDEETPIDAEARVEHDYVYYGYDGLIFNADESFKSEAVEQYRHHFWYEDGTRRLTPRNSNAPSGESELPDNGTNAYVMETDTVEGIAQTEAMPEHPGYTTPYAERYADAANTDETTTITDDLNGDRISMPRLANEGWGGGPYKLESGDDVSGTDALLHLRDNHPNNHIDVPKLRIRFATEDRAQVMRARGLVDLENGVLPMDTGNVNRNAVPDYTQEIARWLQIGGDNLIFNFNNKHLGRLWVRRAAVAAIDWNQVGANGWGPEVSEANPHHIGVLESVAEGNFSQDFLDQMYTYPIEADQELAAEWMRKAGYEKQGGSWVGPDGDSPDWDLTFNSGEAAWIGGVQTVMANLEDFGLGVTLDGNAWDTYTSRLEPPDYDYDIGLQWANFQTITGAYNDNGAWWSNPMLSGSPNTSPYFELGDDDEVDGLGRPVENVPLPSEVGSIEAPEGAYKVPDSIPGGAETYDMLDVTEGLREPGVSIDQVRERARVPARYFNYYLPNFVFHSYYNGVYGNVKDFNFPPADHEIWGSTKEYGSRNYSVIAGMPQLKYDESYPDPPADHRS, from the coding sequence ATGCGGAGACCCAAGAATCCGCTGGATGAACTGTCCAGGCGACAATACGTTCAGGCGATCGTCGCGGCCAGCGTCGCGGGGGCTGCTGGCTGTACGGGCGACGGGGACGACACGACTGAACCATCGGGGAATGGTGACGAGAACGGAACCGGGAACGGTGACGAAAACGGGACCGGGAACGGGACCGAGAACGGCGGGGGCCAACAGCCGGTCACCGACGAGTTCACGGTCGTCGACAACAACGTTCCCGAGCAGGCCGACATGTCCACCTGGCAAACGGGGGACCGTTCTACCGGGAAAAACTGGATGACGGAGCTCTCCTCGGCCCGCACCCAGGGGCTCAACATCATCATCGATGGCCACACCTACTCGATGCCCCACGTCGACGGCGTCGAGGAGGTCTCCATCCCGGCGTTTATCACGGACTATACGGCGGAGCCGCCGTATGACATGTACAACACCTACAATCAGGACATGTACTACTGGGACGAGGAGACGCCCATCGACGCCGAGGCACGAGTCGAGCACGACTACGTGTACTACGGCTACGACGGGCTGATCTTCAACGCGGACGAGTCGTTCAAGTCCGAGGCCGTCGAGCAGTACCGCCATCACTTCTGGTACGAAGATGGCACGCGGCGCCTGACGCCGCGCAACTCCAACGCGCCCAGCGGCGAGTCCGAGTTGCCGGACAACGGCACCAACGCCTACGTCATGGAGACCGATACGGTCGAGGGCATCGCCCAGACCGAGGCCATGCCGGAACACCCGGGGTACACGACACCGTACGCCGAGCGATACGCGGACGCGGCCAACACCGACGAGACGACCACCATCACCGACGACCTCAACGGCGACCGCATCTCCATGCCGCGGTTAGCCAACGAGGGCTGGGGCGGTGGCCCGTACAAGCTCGAATCCGGGGACGACGTCTCCGGGACCGACGCCCTGTTGCACCTCCGTGATAACCACCCCAACAACCACATCGATGTCCCCAAGCTCCGCATCCGGTTTGCGACCGAGGACCGTGCACAGGTCATGCGGGCACGTGGTCTGGTCGACCTCGAGAACGGCGTCCTACCGATGGACACGGGGAACGTCAACCGGAACGCCGTTCCGGACTACACCCAGGAGATCGCCCGGTGGCTCCAGATCGGTGGGGACAACCTGATCTTCAACTTCAACAACAAACACCTCGGTCGCCTGTGGGTCCGGCGTGCAGCAGTCGCCGCGATCGACTGGAACCAGGTCGGGGCCAACGGCTGGGGGCCCGAAGTCTCGGAAGCCAACCCCCACCACATCGGCGTACTCGAGTCCGTCGCCGAAGGGAACTTCTCCCAGGACTTCCTCGATCAGATGTACACCTACCCGATCGAGGCCGACCAGGAACTCGCCGCCGAATGGATGCGCAAGGCGGGCTACGAGAAGCAGGGCGGTTCGTGGGTCGGTCCGGACGGCGACAGCCCGGACTGGGATCTGACGTTCAACTCCGGCGAGGCCGCCTGGATCGGCGGCGTCCAGACCGTGATGGCGAACTTAGAGGACTTCGGTCTTGGCGTGACGCTGGACGGCAACGCCTGGGACACCTACACCTCGCGACTCGAGCCGCCGGACTACGACTACGACATCGGGCTGCAGTGGGCGAACTTCCAGACGATCACTGGCGCCTACAACGACAACGGCGCGTGGTGGTCGAACCCGATGCTCTCGGGCAGTCCAAACACGTCCCCGTACTTCGAGCTGGGAGACGACGACGAGGTCGACGGTCTGGGGCGGCCGGTCGAGAACGTCCCGCTCCCCTCGGAAGTCGGCTCGATCGAGGCCCCGGAGGGTGCCTACAAGGTGCCCGACAGCATCCCGGGCGGTGCGGAGACCTACGACATGCTGGACGTCACCGAGGGCCTTCGTGAGCCGGGGGTCAGTATCGATCAGGTCCGCGAGCGCGCACGAGTCCCGGCGAGGTACTTCAACTACTACCTCCCGAACTTCGTGTTCCACTCGTACTACAACGGCGTCTACGGCAACGTCAAGGACTTCAACTTCCCGCCGGCGGACCACGAAATCTGGGGCTCGACCAAGGAATACGGCTCGCGCAACTACAGCGTCATCGCCGGCATGCCCCAGCTCAAGTACGACGAGAGCTACCCCGACCCGCCCGCGGATCACCGCTCGTAG
- a CDS encoding saccharopine dehydrogenase family protein has translation MAVLIYGAYGYSGELVAREAADRDLDVVLAGRNGTKTRGLAIQLGVDARVFPVEEAERHLDGVDVVLNCAGPFVETAEAMAEACLATGTHYLDITGEIAVFESLVERDREAEDADVCLLPGVGFDVVPTDCLAAHLHDRLPTGTHLRLGIDTPGSVSGGTLATALEQAGAGGMGRRDGRLRPEAPGAKTRTIDFGSGPEHAVSAPMGDVSTAYYTTGIENVEVYLSAPEYTEHLLRASGYVTPLLAVPGVKNGLQALVRALVSGPSADARERERVRLWGEATDGETTVTSRLETPETYALTVDAATTALERIEAGADITGYQTPATAFGPEYVLELDGVDGFLDE, from the coding sequence ATGGCCGTCCTCATCTACGGCGCGTACGGCTACTCGGGCGAACTCGTCGCCCGGGAGGCAGCCGACCGCGATCTCGACGTCGTCCTCGCCGGGCGCAACGGGACGAAGACGCGCGGGCTCGCGATCCAGCTCGGCGTCGACGCCCGCGTGTTTCCCGTCGAGGAGGCCGAACGCCATCTCGACGGCGTCGACGTGGTCCTCAACTGCGCGGGCCCATTCGTCGAGACGGCCGAGGCGATGGCCGAGGCCTGTCTGGCGACTGGAACGCACTACCTCGACATCACAGGGGAGATCGCCGTCTTCGAATCACTGGTCGAACGCGACCGGGAGGCCGAAGACGCCGACGTCTGTCTCCTCCCGGGCGTGGGCTTCGACGTCGTCCCGACGGACTGTCTGGCCGCCCACCTCCACGACAGACTGCCGACTGGGACACACCTCCGTCTCGGGATCGACACGCCGGGGTCGGTCTCCGGCGGGACACTGGCGACCGCCCTCGAACAGGCCGGGGCGGGCGGCATGGGTCGGCGGGACGGGCGACTACGGCCGGAAGCACCGGGAGCGAAGACCCGAACGATCGACTTCGGAAGCGGGCCAGAACACGCCGTCAGCGCGCCGATGGGCGACGTCTCGACGGCCTACTACACGACCGGCATCGAGAACGTCGAGGTGTATCTGAGCGCGCCGGAGTACACCGAGCACCTACTGAGAGCGAGTGGCTACGTCACACCGCTGCTGGCCGTCCCTGGCGTCAAGAACGGGTTGCAGGCACTCGTGCGTGCGCTCGTGAGCGGACCATCCGCGGACGCGAGAGAACGTGAACGGGTCAGACTCTGGGGAGAGGCGACCGACGGCGAGACGACCGTCACGTCACGACTCGAGACGCCCGAAACGTATGCGCTGACGGTCGATGCGGCGACGACGGCCCTCGAACGGATCGAGGCGGGTGCCGACATCACTGGCTACCAGACGCCAGCGACGGCGTTCGGTCCCGAATACGTCCTCGAACTCGACGGCGTCGACGGGTTTCTCGACGAGTGA
- a CDS encoding ABC transporter permease, with amino-acid sequence MTDTDSELRTDGGTAEEMIFGTGEDVEAAQVSTRERLTRFVDRYILAPLRIGWSDWRTRVGGLGLLFYIFMGTGGVVIVEEPELNEGPRYLGAFIEWGVPFGTDNLGRSIFEQIVHATPAMLKMASAGALTTVGLGVLVGFVGGYKGGLVDRVMMTLTDIQAVLPGLPLIIVLSGIFADYMKSPWAVGIVLAIDTWPGLARALRSQVLTLREEDYIEAGRSLGLSSATLIRQDLVPKLAPYILVNMAGAATQVIKASVALYFLGVLPFSTLNWGVMMNNAYTTGNAISQLGHAGHWLFFPALFLSGLTFVLVLFAQGLDRVFNPRLRARHAQTTPDEESEPQASGEVM; translated from the coding sequence ATGACTGATACAGACTCTGAACTGCGAACGGACGGTGGCACGGCCGAGGAGATGATCTTCGGAACCGGCGAAGACGTCGAAGCGGCCCAGGTATCGACGCGTGAACGACTCACGCGGTTCGTCGACCGGTATATCCTCGCCCCGCTCCGGATCGGATGGAGCGACTGGCGGACCCGCGTCGGTGGGCTCGGGTTGCTGTTTTACATCTTCATGGGGACTGGCGGCGTCGTGATAGTCGAGGAACCAGAACTCAACGAGGGACCGCGGTACCTCGGCGCGTTCATCGAGTGGGGTGTCCCCTTCGGGACTGACAACCTCGGCCGCTCGATCTTCGAACAGATCGTCCACGCCACGCCAGCGATGCTCAAGATGGCCTCGGCCGGCGCGCTCACGACAGTCGGCCTCGGCGTCCTCGTCGGTTTCGTCGGCGGGTACAAGGGCGGCCTGGTCGATCGGGTCATGATGACGCTGACCGACATTCAGGCCGTCCTACCGGGACTGCCGCTGATCATCGTGCTGTCGGGGATCTTCGCGGATTACATGAAAAGTCCCTGGGCCGTCGGGATCGTCCTCGCGATCGACACGTGGCCGGGGCTTGCGCGTGCACTGCGGTCGCAGGTGTTGACCCTCCGGGAAGAAGACTACATCGAAGCGGGGCGGTCACTGGGGCTGTCCTCGGCGACGCTGATCAGACAGGATCTGGTGCCGAAACTCGCGCCGTACATCCTGGTCAACATGGCCGGTGCGGCCACGCAGGTCATCAAGGCGTCGGTCGCGCTGTATTTCCTGGGCGTGTTGCCGTTCTCGACGCTCAACTGGGGCGTGATGATGAACAACGCCTACACCACCGGCAACGCGATTTCCCAGCTCGGCCACGCCGGCCACTGGCTGTTCTTCCCGGCACTGTTCCTCTCGGGACTGACGTTCGTACTCGTGTTGTTCGCCCAGGGACTCGACCGGGTGTTCAACCCGCGGCTGCGTGCTCGCCACGCACAGACCACCCCCGACGAGGAGAGCGAGCCGCAGGCGAGCGGTGAGGTGATGTGA
- a CDS encoding ABC transporter permease — protein sequence MGYYINRIAQAVITLIAGTFVTYALYRIMPGSPLDSIIASLVQQRTGQGQPPDPQKIARQAEQMTGINPDSGVIEGFIGYISDIVLHQDFGQSIYYNTDVFDILFRAMPWSVFISVYGLLLGYTATIVIGAVMAWYEGTRIDSGLVAYVLTMNSIPYYVIAVVMLVFLGYQWELLPTGGRYPSDATPGFNIKFMVGLLQHGAMPILSSFVVGFASGSLNMRGNAVRIMGSDFIRSAKIRGISVNRILSRYLTRNAILPIYTGMMLGIARLFSSNVITEQIFQYIGLGYYTFEALTNQDYPLMMGAFLFFTFITILGILFADLTYGLIDPRAGTGATRESF from the coding sequence ATGGGTTACTACATCAATCGTATCGCACAGGCGGTTATCACGTTGATCGCCGGAACATTTGTGACGTACGCGCTGTACCGGATAATGCCCGGGAGTCCACTGGACTCGATTATCGCGTCACTGGTTCAACAGCGAACGGGACAGGGGCAGCCGCCGGACCCACAGAAGATTGCCCGGCAGGCGGAACAGATGACGGGGATCAATCCCGACTCGGGGGTTATCGAGGGCTTCATTGGGTACATCTCCGATATCGTCCTCCATCAGGACTTCGGGCAATCCATCTATTACAACACGGACGTCTTCGACATCCTCTTTCGGGCGATGCCGTGGTCTGTGTTCATCAGCGTCTACGGCCTCCTGCTCGGGTACACGGCGACCATTGTCATCGGGGCTGTTATGGCGTGGTACGAGGGGACCAGGATCGACTCGGGGCTGGTCGCCTACGTGCTGACGATGAACTCCATTCCGTACTACGTCATCGCCGTCGTCATGCTCGTGTTCCTCGGCTACCAGTGGGAACTGCTCCCGACTGGTGGGCGCTACCCGTCGGACGCGACGCCGGGGTTCAACATCAAGTTCATGGTAGGGTTGTTACAACACGGGGCGATGCCAATCCTCTCTAGTTTCGTGGTCGGGTTCGCGTCCGGATCGCTCAACATGCGGGGGAACGCGGTCCGGATCATGGGGTCGGACTTCATCCGGTCGGCGAAGATCCGGGGGATCAGCGTCAACCGGATCCTCTCGCGGTATCTCACGCGGAACGCGATCCTGCCGATCTACACCGGCATGATGCTGGGGATCGCGCGACTGTTCAGTTCGAACGTCATCACCGAACAGATCTTCCAGTACATCGGGCTCGGGTACTACACGTTCGAGGCCCTGACCAACCAGGACTACCCACTGATGATGGGGGCGTTCCTGTTTTTCACCTTCATCACGATCCTCGGGATCCTGTTCGCCGACCTGACCTACGGACTGATCGACCCGCGCGCTGGAACCGGGGCAACACGGGAGAGCTTCTAA
- a CDS encoding ABC transporter ATP-binding protein, producing MATEGSTQYGRQASAEDIILEVEDATVRFDLDRGQSTVLDHASLDIRRNEIIGIVGESGSGKSMFAASLLDVVEEPGLLTGEITYYPENPANLPQGITTDADGAVRILDLNKEQKRRYRWEEAAMVFQGAMSSFNPTMKIGAHFKETIRAHNADLDERMTHARDLFDALHLDADRVLGSYPHELSGGMKQRALIALSLVLEPEMLVMDEPTAALDMLMQRSIIAMLRELQEEFDLTILFITHDLPLVAGLADRLAVLYAFEFVEVGTAYKILKNASHPYTRALLRSLPSIDSVVEEMQPIEGSAPDPVSIPSGCRYHPRCPIADEQCTVEDPELMDVEDEQMAACFYPEEARETITYTLHSGVLEEDM from the coding sequence ATGGCAACCGAAGGATCGACGCAGTACGGACGGCAAGCATCGGCCGAGGATATCATCCTCGAAGTCGAGGACGCGACGGTACGCTTCGACCTCGACCGCGGACAGTCGACGGTGCTGGATCACGCCAGCCTCGACATCCGCCGCAACGAGATCATCGGCATCGTCGGCGAGTCCGGTTCCGGGAAGTCGATGTTCGCCGCGTCGCTGCTCGACGTCGTCGAGGAGCCGGGGCTGTTGACCGGCGAGATCACCTACTACCCGGAGAACCCCGCGAACCTCCCCCAGGGGATCACGACTGACGCCGACGGCGCGGTCCGGATCCTCGACCTGAACAAAGAACAGAAGCGCCGGTACCGATGGGAGGAAGCCGCGATGGTCTTCCAGGGTGCGATGAGTTCGTTCAACCCCACGATGAAGATCGGGGCCCACTTCAAGGAGACCATCCGCGCGCACAACGCCGACCTAGACGAGCGGATGACCCACGCCCGGGATCTCTTCGACGCGTTGCACCTCGATGCGGATCGGGTGCTTGGCTCGTACCCACACGAACTCTCGGGCGGGATGAAACAGCGGGCGCTGATCGCACTCAGTCTCGTCCTCGAACCGGAGATGCTGGTGATGGACGAGCCAACGGCAGCCCTCGACATGTTGATGCAGCGCTCGATCATCGCGATGCTCCGAGAACTGCAAGAGGAGTTCGACCTGACGATCCTGTTTATTACCCACGACTTGCCGCTGGTGGCCGGGCTGGCCGACCGACTCGCCGTGCTGTACGCCTTCGAGTTCGTCGAGGTCGGGACGGCGTATAAGATCCTCAAGAACGCGTCTCACCCCTACACCAGGGCACTGCTCAGATCGCTGCCGAGCATCGACTCGGTCGTCGAGGAGATGCAGCCGATCGAGGGGTCGGCACCCGACCCGGTGAGTATCCCGTCGGGGTGTCGGTATCACCCGCGGTGTCCGATCGCCGACGAGCAGTGTACAGTCGAGGATCCCGAGCTGATGGACGTCGAAGACGAGCAGATGGCTGCGTGCTTCTATCCGGAAGAGGCACGCGAGACGATCACGTATACGCTTCATTCAGGCGTCCTCGAGGAGGACATGTAA